Genomic window (Anaerobranca gottschalkii DSM 13577):
ATCATGCTCTACTAGTAAAACTGTAATATCCAATTCATCTCTAATTTTCTTTATTAGTTTAGCTAGTTCTTTTGTTTCAGTACTATTCATACCTGCTGCCGGTTCATCTAATATCAATAACCTAGGTCTAGAAATCAATGCTCTCCCTAACTCAATTAATTTTTGAGTACCATAGGATTGGGCGGCAGCTGGCAAATTTTCTAACCCTTTAAGACCTAAAAACTCTATAATTTCCATTGCTTTTTCCTTTACCCTTTTTTCTTCCTTTACAATATAAGGTAACTTAAAACCTTCTGCTAATATATTTCCTTTAGTTCTACAATGTTCCCCTACCATAATATTTTCCAAAACTGTCATCATCTTGAAAAGCTCAACATTTTGAAAGGTCCTAGCTAATCCTTGACCAATAATTTGGTGAACCTTTAGTTTTACTAAATCAATTTCTTCATCAACTTTACAAAAGATAACTTTCCCCTGATCAGGTTTATAAAACCCACTGATACAGTTAAAGATTGTAGTTTTACCAGCACCATTAGGACCGATGAGACCATAGATGCTTTTTCGGGGAACTGTAAATGATACATCATCTACTGCTTTTAACCCACCAAAACTTATTGATAAGTTCTCAACTTTTAAAATTTCCATCTCTATCCCCCCATCTTTGCACCCGTATTGTAAAACTTTTTTTATATAAAAGTAGCTTAAACAACCTTTATTTATAGCTTTTTACAAAAAACAACTTGCCACCCCCTTAATCTTCGTTCATAATTGAGGTACACACACCAAATAAACAAAGAAAGAAAGGAGTGACAAGTTGTTACCTCAATTTATAACATATTGTTTA
Coding sequences:
- a CDS encoding ABC transporter ATP-binding protein — encoded protein: MEILKVENLSISFGGLKAVDDVSFTVPRKSIYGLIGPNGAGKTTIFNCISGFYKPDQGKVIFCKVDEEIDLVKLKVHQIIGQGLARTFQNVELFKMMTVLENIMVGEHCRTKGNILAEGFKLPYIVKEEKRVKEKAMEIIEFLGLKGLENLPAAAQSYGTQKLIELGRALISRPRLLILDEPAAGMNSTETKELAKLIKKIRDELDITVLLVEHDMGLVMDICERICAINFGKKIAEGTPGEIQKDQGVQEAYLGKGEEVC